In Phormidium yuhuli AB48, one genomic interval encodes:
- a CDS encoding cytochrome c oxidase subunit II: MKLPTSITTLIAGILVTLISLWYGQNHGWMPEAASREAPLVDNLFNVMMTIATALFLLIQGALIISIIKFRQKPGDNTDGPPQEGDIGLEIVWTAIPVVIVMVLSIYSFEVYNEMGGLDPAASKDPGPQKTAVVPGTAMAATLPGQEKLALGVGVPPNLQGNNAIVNVDVLGLQYAWIFTYPDSGVVSGELHVPTGQNVKLNIVAQDVIHAVWIPQFRLKQDAIPGRDTQLRFKPEVAGTYPLICAELCGAYHGAMRTQVIVHTPEEYDEWLQSQIAAKEQGDGLTIAQIMADNDNRLARHTQDWNISPEAIAALQEMPHSLDSHHLQHL, from the coding sequence GTGAAACTACCCACATCCATTACGACCCTAATCGCCGGCATTCTGGTGACCCTAATCAGCCTCTGGTATGGACAAAACCATGGCTGGATGCCCGAGGCCGCATCGCGAGAAGCCCCTCTCGTGGATAATCTCTTCAATGTCATGATGACCATTGCCACGGCCTTGTTCTTACTCATCCAAGGGGCACTCATCATCTCCATCATCAAATTCCGTCAAAAACCTGGAGATAACACCGATGGCCCCCCTCAAGAAGGGGATATCGGTCTAGAAATCGTCTGGACCGCCATTCCCGTGGTCATCGTCATGGTCTTATCCATTTATAGCTTCGAGGTTTACAACGAAATGGGGGGACTTGATCCCGCCGCCTCCAAAGATCCCGGTCCCCAGAAAACTGCCGTTGTCCCCGGAACCGCCATGGCCGCCACCCTCCCCGGCCAGGAGAAACTAGCTTTGGGAGTCGGAGTCCCGCCTAACCTACAGGGAAACAACGCCATCGTCAACGTGGATGTCTTGGGACTGCAATATGCTTGGATTTTCACTTATCCCGATAGCGGTGTCGTCTCCGGCGAACTCCATGTTCCCACCGGCCAAAACGTGAAACTCAACATTGTCGCCCAAGATGTCATCCATGCCGTCTGGATTCCCCAATTCCGACTCAAACAAGATGCCATTCCCGGCCGGGATACCCAGCTTCGCTTTAAGCCGGAAGTCGCTGGAACCTATCCCCTCATCTGTGCTGAACTCTGTGGAGCCTACCATGGTGCCATGCGGACTCAAGTGATTGTGCATACCCCCGAGGAGTATGACGAGTGGCTACAGTCGCAAATTGCCGCCAAAGAACAGGGAGATGGACTCACCATCGCTCAAATTATGGCTGACAACGACAACCGCTTAGCCCGACATACCCAAGATTGGAACATCTCCCCCGAGGCGATCGCCGCCTTACAAGAGATGCCCCATTCCCTAGATTCCCATCATCTGCAACATCTTTAA
- the cobI gene encoding precorrin-2 C(20)-methyltransferase, with product MSEVGRLYGLGIGPGDPELLTLKAHRILTSVPVIAYPTLENGKALARAIVADFIRPEQQEIPMPLPFSVQRSSQPYYDLGAEKIAAHLSAGRDVAVLCEGEPMLYGSFMYLFQRLAPRFPTEVVPGISSTFASAAMLGVPITFRNDVLSIMPATLEADQLRDRLQGVDAAVIIKLGRHFSKVRDILGELGLLERALYIERATQPSQRIIPIQDLNPEEATYWALILIPSQTQPR from the coding sequence ATGAGCGAGGTGGGACGACTCTATGGCTTGGGAATTGGTCCGGGTGACCCGGAATTATTAACTCTAAAAGCTCATCGAATTTTAACGTCGGTTCCGGTGATTGCTTATCCGACTTTAGAAAATGGGAAGGCATTAGCTCGGGCAATTGTTGCTGATTTTATTCGCCCGGAGCAGCAAGAAATTCCCATGCCGTTACCGTTTAGTGTGCAGCGATCGTCTCAACCCTATTATGATTTGGGGGCGGAGAAAATTGCCGCACATTTGAGTGCTGGACGGGATGTGGCGGTGTTGTGTGAAGGGGAACCGATGTTGTATGGCAGTTTTATGTATCTGTTTCAACGACTGGCCCCGCGTTTTCCCACAGAGGTGGTTCCGGGGATTTCCTCAACCTTTGCTAGTGCGGCGATGTTGGGAGTTCCGATTACCTTCCGCAATGATGTTTTGAGTATTATGCCGGCGACATTGGAGGCTGACCAATTGCGCGATCGCCTTCAGGGAGTCGATGCCGCTGTTATCATTAAACTGGGGCGACATTTCAGCAAAGTTCGCGACATTTTAGGGGAGTTGGGACTTTTAGAACGGGCCCTCTATATTGAACGGGCCACCCAACCCAGCCAGCGTATTATCCCCATTCAGGACTTGAACCCCGAGGAGGCCACCTACTGGGCCTTGATTCTCATTCCCAGTCAGACGCAACCCCGTTAA
- a CDS encoding precorrin-8X methylmutase → MMDYIRDGQEIYKQSFATIRAEAALETLPADLAQVAVRLIHACGMTDIVADLQASEGAVQVGRQALAQGAPILCDSQMVAHGVTRARLPAENAVICTLREAQVPQLAQQIGNTRSAAALELWKPHLGGSVVVIGNAPTALFYLLELLQMGVEKPALILGFPVGFVGAAESKAELARGEFGVPFITLQGRRGGSAIAAAAVNALAKETEL, encoded by the coding sequence ATGATGGATTATATCCGTGACGGTCAGGAAATCTATAAACAATCCTTTGCCACTATCCGGGCTGAGGCGGCGTTAGAGACGTTGCCCGCCGATTTGGCTCAGGTTGCCGTTCGCTTGATTCACGCCTGTGGAATGACCGATATTGTGGCGGATTTGCAGGCATCTGAGGGAGCGGTTCAGGTGGGACGGCAGGCCTTGGCTCAGGGAGCGCCGATTTTGTGCGACTCTCAGATGGTAGCTCATGGGGTGACTCGGGCCCGGCTTCCAGCGGAGAATGCGGTGATTTGTACCTTGCGAGAGGCTCAGGTTCCCCAGTTGGCCCAGCAGATTGGTAATACGCGATCGGCGGCGGCGTTGGAGTTATGGAAACCCCATTTGGGGGGGTCTGTGGTGGTGATTGGTAATGCGCCGACGGCGTTGTTTTATTTATTGGAATTGTTGCAGATGGGGGTTGAGAAACCGGCTTTGATTTTAGGGTTTCCGGTGGGTTTTGTGGGGGCCGCTGAGTCGAAGGCTGAACTGGCCCGAGGCGAGTTTGGGGTTCCCTTTATCACCTTACAAGGACGACGGGGTGGCAGTGCGATCGCCGCTGCTGCTGTGAACGCATTAGCCAAGGAGACTGAATTATGA
- a CDS encoding cytochrome c oxidase subunit 3 codes for MQSSTADTAQNTLATASHTEAGHHGDHPDHRIFGLYMFLFAEAMIFLGLFAAYLTFRSVAQVWPPQGTPELELLLPTVNTVILVSSSFVMNRGNKAIRNNDVKGLRLWFAITAAMGLVFLFGQGYEYFTNEFGLTDNLFTSTFYVLTGFHGLHVTFGLGLILVVLGRSLKAGRYTSESHFGPEAAELYWHFVDIVWIVLFAILYLF; via the coding sequence ATGCAAAGTTCCACTGCCGATACGGCTCAAAATACCCTCGCAACGGCATCTCATACTGAGGCGGGACATCATGGAGACCATCCCGATCATCGCATTTTCGGGCTTTATATGTTCCTCTTTGCCGAGGCGATGATTTTCTTAGGTCTGTTTGCGGCCTATTTGACCTTTCGCTCGGTGGCTCAAGTTTGGCCGCCTCAGGGAACACCGGAGTTGGAGTTGTTGTTACCCACGGTTAACACGGTGATTCTGGTGTCCAGTAGTTTTGTGATGAACCGAGGGAACAAGGCGATTCGCAATAATGATGTGAAGGGGTTACGCCTCTGGTTTGCGATTACGGCGGCCATGGGATTAGTATTTCTGTTTGGCCAGGGCTATGAATATTTTACCAATGAGTTCGGTCTCACGGATAATCTCTTTACCAGTACCTTTTATGTCCTGACCGGATTCCACGGCTTGCACGTGACCTTTGGTTTAGGTCTGATTTTAGTGGTTCTGGGGCGATCGCTCAAGGCAGGACGCTATACCAGTGAGAGCCACTTTGGCCCGGAAGCGGCTGAGTTGTACTGGCACTTTGTTGATATTGTTTGGATTGTCTTGTTTGCTATTCTCTATCTCTTTTAG
- the ctaD gene encoding cytochrome c oxidase subunit I, producing the protein MTSTSVEPKTSPPEPERHWKDFFGFSTDHKVIGIQYFVTSFFFYLVAGLMATSIRLELATPEPDFLGAENYNGVLTLHGTMMIFLWIVPTGAAFANYLIPLMIGAKDMAFPVLNGIAFWLVPPGGVLLLTSLVINQPPVAGWTSYPPLSLVSGEVGEMMWILSILLFGTSSILGGINFVTTIFKMRVKEMSLYDMPLFCWSMLATSLLILVSTPVLAGALILLSFDLIAGTAFFNPTGGGDPIVYQHMFWFYSHPAVYIMILPVFGLISDILPVHARKPIFGYKAIAYSSIAIAFLGNIVWAHHMFTSGTPGWLRVFFMAATMVIAVPTGIKVFSWVATVWGGKLRLNSAMLFAMGFVSMFLVGGLSGVMVASVPFDIHVHDTYFIVAHFHYVLFGGSVFGIFAGIYHWFPKMVGRMMNETWGKVHFVLTFIGFNLAFFPMHILGLQGMPRRVVQYDPSLTTLNQVCTVGSLILAVSTLPFLVNAAWSWFKGPVAGANPWNALTLEWQTSSPPIIENFEEEPVLWSGPYDYGVDRERDDEQSVSELLAEVKAQM; encoded by the coding sequence ATGACAAGCACTTCCGTCGAACCCAAAACTTCCCCACCGGAACCCGAACGGCATTGGAAAGACTTTTTCGGGTTTAGTACCGATCACAAAGTCATCGGCATCCAATACTTTGTCACCAGCTTCTTCTTCTATCTCGTCGCTGGACTCATGGCCACCAGCATTCGTCTGGAACTGGCCACCCCCGAACCGGACTTCTTGGGGGCCGAGAACTATAACGGCGTTCTCACCCTCCATGGAACCATGATGATTTTCCTGTGGATTGTCCCCACAGGAGCCGCCTTTGCCAACTATCTAATTCCCTTGATGATTGGGGCCAAGGACATGGCCTTCCCCGTCCTCAATGGCATTGCCTTTTGGCTGGTTCCCCCCGGCGGGGTTCTCTTGCTAACCAGTTTAGTCATCAACCAGCCTCCCGTCGCCGGTTGGACCTCCTACCCCCCCCTGAGTCTCGTCAGTGGCGAGGTAGGTGAGATGATGTGGATTCTCAGTATTCTGCTCTTTGGAACCTCCTCCATTCTCGGTGGGATTAACTTCGTCACCACCATCTTCAAAATGCGAGTGAAGGAGATGTCTCTCTACGACATGCCCTTATTCTGCTGGTCGATGTTGGCCACATCTCTGTTGATTCTCGTCTCCACCCCCGTCTTGGCTGGGGCCCTGATTCTGCTGAGTTTCGACCTCATCGCCGGAACCGCCTTTTTCAATCCCACCGGCGGCGGCGATCCCATCGTCTACCAGCATATGTTCTGGTTCTACTCCCACCCGGCGGTCTATATTATGATTCTGCCGGTGTTCGGTCTCATCTCTGATATTCTGCCCGTCCATGCCCGCAAGCCGATTTTTGGCTATAAGGCGATCGCCTACTCCAGTATCGCCATTGCCTTCCTCGGCAACATCGTCTGGGCCCACCATATGTTTACCAGTGGGACCCCCGGCTGGTTGCGGGTGTTCTTTATGGCCGCCACAATGGTCATCGCCGTTCCCACTGGCATTAAAGTCTTCAGTTGGGTGGCTACAGTTTGGGGCGGTAAACTGCGTCTCAACTCCGCCATGCTGTTTGCGATGGGGTTTGTCTCCATGTTCCTAGTGGGGGGCTTAAGTGGTGTCATGGTGGCATCCGTTCCCTTTGATATCCATGTTCACGATACCTATTTCATCGTCGCCCACTTCCACTATGTTCTCTTTGGCGGCAGTGTGTTCGGCATCTTCGCCGGAATTTACCACTGGTTCCCCAAAATGGTGGGGCGGATGATGAATGAAACCTGGGGTAAAGTTCACTTTGTCCTGACCTTCATTGGCTTTAACTTAGCCTTCTTCCCCATGCACATCCTCGGATTGCAAGGGATGCCTCGCCGGGTGGTGCAATATGACCCCTCTCTGACGACCTTAAACCAAGTTTGTACCGTAGGTTCCCTAATTTTGGCGGTGTCCACCCTACCCTTTTTGGTCAATGCGGCCTGGAGTTGGTTTAAAGGGCCCGTGGCCGGAGCCAATCCTTGGAATGCTTTAACCTTAGAGTGGCAAACCAGTTCTCCGCCGATTATCGAAAACTTCGAGGAAGAACCGGTGTTGTGGTCAGGTCCTTATGACTATGGGGTTGACCGCGAACGGGATGATGAGCAGTCCGTCTCTGAGTTACTGGCTGAAGTCAAGGCTCAGATGTAG
- a CDS encoding COX15/CtaA family protein, whose amino-acid sequence MAHSVLTPPSSDSLSPPEAIAAVRRLVWKIAVATVILMAIGSATRVANAGLACPDWPLCYGQLVPTAQMNLQVFLEWFHRLDASVIGVLAIVLVAQTWWRRSLLPNWLPWAAVAALALVLVQGLLGGLTVTEMLRFDIVTAHLGTALLFFVTVLTIGMALLPYEGNGTANRLGWLSLLAAILVYGQSLLGALVASQWALHQCLSYQSLCTVMNSHILGVVPPTLAVLALGLWAWRTPALSRPLRRLAQAAIALVGTQIALGVATFYLRLQVEPLSVAHQTVGALLLGTLVAFTVLAHRDRRLA is encoded by the coding sequence ATGGCTCACTCAGTTTTGACCCCACCCTCCTCAGACTCTCTCTCGCCCCCAGAGGCGATCGCAGCGGTGCGCCGTCTCGTCTGGAAAATTGCTGTCGCGACGGTGATTCTCATGGCCATCGGCAGTGCCACCCGTGTGGCTAATGCGGGTTTGGCTTGTCCCGACTGGCCCCTCTGTTACGGCCAGCTTGTGCCGACAGCACAGATGAATCTACAGGTATTTCTGGAATGGTTCCACCGCCTGGATGCTTCGGTGATTGGTGTATTGGCGATCGTCCTAGTCGCTCAAACCTGGTGGCGGCGTTCCCTACTCCCCAATTGGTTACCCTGGGCAGCGGTGGCGGCGTTAGCCCTCGTTCTGGTGCAAGGCCTGTTAGGAGGCCTGACGGTGACGGAGATGTTGCGTTTTGATATTGTCACCGCCCACCTGGGAACGGCACTTCTGTTTTTTGTAACAGTCCTGACGATTGGCATGGCCCTGCTTCCCTATGAGGGCAATGGAACAGCCAACCGCCTCGGCTGGCTCAGTTTGTTGGCGGCTATTTTAGTCTATGGTCAGAGTCTGTTGGGGGCCCTGGTTGCCTCTCAATGGGCCTTACATCAATGCCTCAGTTATCAAAGTCTTTGTACGGTGATGAATAGCCACATCCTCGGGGTGGTTCCTCCCACCTTAGCGGTGTTGGCTTTGGGACTCTGGGCCTGGCGGACTCCTGCCCTCAGCCGTCCTCTACGCCGTCTGGCTCAAGCCGCTATAGCCCTAGTGGGGACCCAAATTGCCCTAGGGGTGGCAACGTTCTATTTGCGTCTGCAAGTTGAACCCCTATCGGTGGCTCACCAAACCGTTGGCGCGCTGCTTCTGGGTACGTTAGTGGCTTTTACGGTGTTGGCCCATCGCGATCGCCGTTTAGCTTAA
- the cobG gene encoding precorrin-3B synthase has translation MNWIIDANPCPGLFYGTRAQDGFILRIRTPGGQLSVSQGRAIAQWLEDWDCESVQVTNRGNLQLRSLASAPNPQVFAQLQCLGLGARLPELDHLRNIMASPTAGIDVQERLDTRPWVRALDHYIQHSPHLAALPAKFSIGLDGGGSVAIGTRSPLPWEYRYNEIQLSLVTLEETHGELSPYFHLAFAAGKQLYDSGRLIPVEQGVEAVAALSQAYLDYLKQAAPLPQPGRRPRLKHLLADWGLEQYLQQVDGYLPQPLPEAFPLSRGKKFFAPTAVGGAHLGVHPQRQPGLAYVGVDLPLGQLTLAQLQGVLDIVAEFGQGPLRLTPWQSLIIANIREEQVEKVLERLQGLGLSGEAPDWAIAACTGKPGCSAAASTTQVEAQRLLQDLPQQLGLGRPVTIHLTACPKSCAQPGPAEITLLGLSLDTYNLYLGDGQDSWNYDLGPVATDDLSRVIARLLQSYKEQRHDRDESLSDWVRRLDEAGVPVRESLR, from the coding sequence GTGAATTGGATTATCGATGCCAACCCCTGTCCGGGACTGTTCTATGGAACCCGGGCCCAAGATGGATTTATCCTTCGTATCCGCACCCCTGGGGGACAGCTTAGTGTATCTCAGGGACGGGCGATCGCCCAGTGGCTAGAGGACTGGGACTGCGAGAGCGTGCAGGTGACGAACCGGGGGAATCTGCAACTGCGATCGCTCGCTAGCGCCCCCAATCCCCAAGTGTTCGCCCAGCTTCAATGTCTCGGCTTAGGGGCCCGTCTCCCAGAGTTGGATCATCTACGCAACATTATGGCCAGTCCCACGGCGGGAATTGATGTCCAGGAACGTCTCGATACTCGTCCCTGGGTGCGGGCGTTAGACCACTATATCCAACACTCTCCCCACTTAGCGGCTCTACCGGCTAAGTTTAGCATCGGCCTTGATGGCGGTGGGTCCGTGGCCATTGGCACTCGCTCACCCCTCCCCTGGGAATATCGCTATAACGAGATTCAACTCTCCCTAGTGACCCTAGAGGAGACTCACGGGGAGCTTAGCCCCTATTTTCACTTAGCTTTCGCAGCGGGGAAACAGCTCTATGACAGTGGACGCTTAATTCCCGTTGAACAGGGAGTGGAGGCCGTCGCCGCTCTTAGCCAGGCCTATCTGGATTATCTCAAGCAAGCCGCACCCCTGCCTCAGCCGGGCCGTAGGCCCCGCCTCAAACATTTATTAGCGGATTGGGGACTGGAACAGTATCTGCAACAGGTGGATGGCTATCTCCCCCAACCCCTTCCAGAAGCCTTCCCTCTCAGTAGGGGCAAAAAATTTTTCGCCCCTACGGCTGTTGGCGGCGCTCATTTAGGAGTCCACCCACAACGACAACCCGGTTTAGCCTATGTTGGCGTCGATTTGCCCTTGGGACAGTTAACCCTGGCCCAGTTGCAGGGGGTTCTCGATATCGTGGCTGAGTTTGGCCAGGGACCCTTGCGCTTAACCCCTTGGCAGAGCCTGATTATCGCCAATATCCGCGAGGAACAGGTGGAGAAGGTGTTAGAGCGGTTGCAGGGGTTGGGATTGTCAGGGGAGGCCCCGGATTGGGCGATCGCCGCCTGTACGGGAAAACCCGGTTGTTCAGCGGCCGCCAGTACCACTCAAGTTGAGGCCCAGCGTCTTCTGCAAGACCTACCGCAACAGTTGGGGTTAGGCCGGCCGGTGACGATTCATCTCACCGCTTGTCCTAAATCTTGCGCTCAACCGGGCCCGGCGGAGATAACCCTCTTAGGACTCTCTCTTGATACCTACAACCTCTATTTAGGAGATGGTCAGGATTCCTGGAACTATGACCTGGGACCCGTGGCTACCGACGACCTCTCTAGGGTGATTGCCCGACTGTTGCAGTCCTATAAAGAGCAACGTCATGACCGGGATGAGTCCCTGAGTGATTGGGTGCGACGGCTCGATGAAGCGGGGGTTCCGGTTCGGGAGTCGCTACGATGA